From a region of the Methanothrix sp. genome:
- a CDS encoding acylphosphatase, which yields MRRVEIIAKGDVQRVGYRDAVQNIARRLGVSGIVQNVEPYDVRIVAEGEEDVLKEFVNAVNIQERPIRVEELEVRWADATGEFQYFRILRGDWQEELGERFDVAIRYLQRSVELGEQNLAV from the coding sequence ATGCGTCGTGTTGAGATCATCGCTAAGGGGGACGTCCAGAGGGTCGGCTACCGGGATGCTGTCCAGAACATCGCCAGGAGGCTCGGCGTTTCCGGCATTGTCCAGAACGTGGAACCATATGATGTGAGGATCGTCGCCGAGGGGGAGGAGGATGTCCTGAAGGAGTTCGTGAATGCCGTGAACATCCAGGAGAGGCCGATCAGAGTCGAGGAGCTTGAAGTGAGATGGGCGGATGCGACAGGTGAGTTCCAGTACTTCAGGATCCTGAGAGGCGACTGGCAGGAGGAGCTCGGCGAGAGGTTCGATGTCGCGATAAGGTATCTCCAGAGAAGCGTCGAGCTGGGCGAGCAGAATCTTGCTGTGA